In Harmonia axyridis chromosome 6, icHarAxyr1.1, whole genome shotgun sequence, a single window of DNA contains:
- the LOC123682443 gene encoding uncharacterized protein LOC123682443 produces MILRFKSNRVDIVFDQYFTPSIKDFERSRRDEIISQVTIGPNQIRPHNFIAELKNIYFEEALVNFFIDHWAGDEMAPIIGDKIIYVNFNKCYSYRVESNKVIKTVEDSLSCEEHEEADSRIIYHICQINVDGEVVIRCSDTDISIILLGNMHHLNASLKIWVNLGVGNHERFISVNQVHEILGNSLSKALPCFHALTGCDYTPAFFRKGKLRPFKLLEQSEEYQLACQNIITDDEELLDETFRILEKFICHIYGARDSWNVNEVRFHLFSNTYRSKKSDDNFEKKFRNFDPSSLPPCKAELYQHLLRIRYVTKFWRNAHLQHPTSLSPQASGWTINDDKYDFIWFVGEQLPSLVADIIIKDNSLLQDDDNPKDDDGNENDSSDEDDDNYQDASVFCDTIMD; encoded by the exons ATGATACTACGATTTAAATCCAATCGTGTCGATATTGTCTTCGATCAATATTTTACACCGTCAATCAAAGATTTTGAGCGTTCACGTCGGGATGAAATAATCAGCCAAGTTACAATCGGGCCCAATCAAATTCGTCCACATAATTTTATAGCTGAacttaaaaatatatattttgaagaagcccttgttaatttttttattgaccaTTGGGCTGGTGATGAAATGGCTCCTATCATTGGagataaaataatttatgtgaACTTCAACAAGTGCTATTCATACCGGGTTGAAAGTAATAAAGTTATTAAAACTGTTGAAGATTCACTGTCTTGCGAAGAACACGAAGAAGCCGATTCTCGAATAATATATCACATTTGCCAAATAAATGTCGATGGTGAAGTTGTGATACGCTGCTCAGACacagatatttcaataatactTCTTGGTAACATGCATCATTTGAATGCATCACTAAAAATCTGGGTAAATTTGGGCGTAGGGAATCATGAGCGATTTATAAGCGTCAATCAAGTGCACGAAATTCTAGGGAATTCTTTATCGAAAGCTCTACCGTGCTTTCATGCACTCACAGGATGCGACTACACACCAGCTTTTTTCCGGAAAGGTAAACTTCGACCTTTTAAACTGTTAGAGCAGTCAGAAGAGTATCAATTAGCCTGTCAAAATATTATAACAGATGATGAAGAATTGCTGGATGAGACATTTAGGATCTTAGAAAAGTTTATTTGTCACATTTACGGAGCTCGTGATTCTTGGAACGTCAATGAAGTTCGGTTTCATCTGTTTTCAAACACTTATCGGTCTAAAAAATCagatgataattttgaaaaaaaatttcgtaattTTGATCCATCAAGCCTACCACCATGCAAAGCTGAATTGTATCAGCATTTACTACGAATTCGTTACGTTACAAAGTTTTGGAGAAATGCTCATTTACAACACCCAACATCTCTATCACCTCAAGCTTCTGGCTGGACCATAAATGACGATAAATATGATTTTATCTGGTTTGTTGGAGAGCAGTTACCATCATTAGTTGCCGACATTATCATTAAag ATAATAGCTTATTACAAGACGATGATAATCCAAAAGACGACGATGGCAATGAAAATGACAGTAGTGATGAAGATGATGATAATTATCAAGATGCCTCCGTTTTTTGTGACACAATTATggattaa
- the LOC123682444 gene encoding uncharacterized protein LOC123682444, with translation MPNSPGHAHASLIPSAEGTGCQCMCVYSSSTMRNYKRKTQRGTTSQDLLKRAADAVIKDGRKLKTVARELEICHTTLQRYVKKIKSGLTPSVGFKSRMVFSEDQEAQLSEYILKSASIYFGLLPEEVRQLAYQCAVKFNVQHIPPSWHTNGKAGKDWFTNFLKRNSTLAIRTPEATSAGRASSFNRYNVNQFFEKLGDLITKYNLTPSRIWNLDETGVTTVLKPKKILAEKGTKQVGAIVSSERGTLVTVELAVSALGNSIPPMFVFPRLKFKDLFIRGGPPECIGAGNQSGWMTNKEFLVFMDHFIKHTKPSPDEPVLLLLDNHSSHIDIDVIEKAKKNSVILLSFPPHCTHRLQPLDVGVNGPFKAYCSKAQNNWLRTNPGKTMSIYEIPGIVKYALPLAATPINISNAFKKAGIWPYDPNIFTDKDYAPSSVTDRPMPENRPSQDTDHFPVPLNNQERTAEYLNDSNNVGCNIEIETTPSILQQSDCSVEPSGNPEHVGRQCSQETTPCCSFQLPQSSADNNAGDENTIIFSPDLIRPLPKAPPRLVGRNKGRKRKTAVLTDTPEKDALAEEHANKKKKKEIETTKKGKGKCTGQGKQAKRTTKNPAKRRVLQDDDTSDEEQDWYCIICCDAYSNSAPREKWIQCIECKNWAHSQCIDDEESPAFVCPNCYSDQSSIE, from the exons ATGCCTAACAGTCCGGGACATGCGCATGCCAGTTTAATTCCGTCCGCCGAAGGGACAGGGTGTCAGTGCATGTGTGTGTATTCGAGCTCTAC AATGAGGAATTACAAGCGGAAAACTCAAAGGGGAACTACATCCCAAGATCTTCTAAAAAGAGCGGCTGATGCAGTCATCAAGGATGGACGTAAATTAAAAACAGTTGCACGTGAATTGGAAATTTGCCATACAACTCTTCAAAggtatgtcaaaaaaattaaaagtggaCTTACTCCTTCGGTTGGTTTTAAATCTAGAATGGTGTTTAGTGAAGATCAAGAGGCACAACTGTCTGAGTACATTTTGAAAAGTGCCTCTATTTATTTTGGTCTTCTACCAGAAGAAGTACGACAACTTGCTTACCAGTGTGCCGTGAAGTTTAATGTTCAACACATCCCACCATCTTGGCATACCAATGGTAAGGCTGGCAAGGATTGGTTTACAAACTTCCTGAAGAGGAACTCTACTCTTGCAATAAGAACACCAGAAGCTACCAGTGCCGGACGCGCGAGCTCGTTCAACAGATATAATGtaaatcaatttttcgaaaaacttggCGACTTGATTACAAAATATAATCTTACTCCTTCACGTATATGGAATTTGGACGAGACTGGTGTCACAACTGtgttaaaaccgaaaaaaattttggctGAAAAAGGAACAAAGCAAGTAGGAGCAATTGTTTCATCTGAACGTGGAACTTTAGTCACTGTTGAGCTAGCGGTGAGTGCTCTGGGAAACTCGATTCCGCCGATGTTTGTTTTCCCGCGTTTGAAATTTAAGGACCTGTTTATCCGAGGTGGTCCTCCTGAGTGTATTGGGGCTGGTAATCAATCCGGTTGGATGACAAACAAAGAGTTCTTAGTGTTTATGGATCATTTCATAAAGCATACTAAGCCTAGTCCTGATGAACCAGTGTTATTACTACTAGACAATCATTCATCTCATATTGATATTGATGTGATCGAAAAGGCCAAGAAAAACtctgttatattattatcattcccACCACACTGCACCCACCGTCTGCAACCCCTGGATGTTGGTGTCAACGGCCCATTCAAAGCATACTGTTCTAAAGCTCAAAACAACTGGCTGAGAACTAATCCCGGGAAAACTATGAGCATTTATGAAATACCAGGTATTGTAAAATACGCTTTGCCGCTTGCAGCAACTCCTATCAATATAAGCAACGCATTTAAAAAGGCTGGCATTTGGCCCTATGACCCAAATATCTTCACAGACAAAGATTATGCGCCGTCTTCTGTCACTGACCGCCCGATGCCAGAAAATCGACCCTCACAAGATACAGACCACTTTCCTGTCCCTCTAAACAATCAAGAAAGGACTGCTGAATATCTTAATGACTCAAATAATGTCGGCTGCAATATAGAGATTGAGACTACTCCATCAATTCTACAGCAAAGCGACTGCAGCGTTGAACCATCAGGTAATCCAGAACATGTGGGACGTCAATGCTCTCAGGAGACTACCCCTTGTTGCAGCTTCCAACTTCCTCAATCATCAGCTGATAACAACGCGGGAgatgaaaatacaataattttctcaCCAGACCTCATAAGACCACTGCCTAAAGCACCTCCTCGATTAGTTGGACGCAATAAAGGACGTAAAAGAAAGACAGCTGTTCTTACGGACACTCCAGAGAAGGATGCTTTGGCCGAAGAACATGctaataaaaagaagaaaaaagagatTGAAACTACAAAGAAGGGTAAAGGAAAATGCACGGGACAAGGTAAACAAGCAAAAAGAACGACTAAGAACCCCGCTAAGAGAAGAGTCTTGCAAGATGATGACACTTCTGATGAGGAACAAGATTGGTATTGCATCATATGTTGTGACGCATATTCTAATTCTGCCCCTAGAGAAAAATGGATTCAATGCATAGAATGCAAGAATTGGGCCCATTCACAATGTATTGACGATGAAGAAAGCCCAGCATTTGTATGTCCAAATTGCTATTCTGATCAGTCATCTATAGAGTAA